The sequence below is a genomic window from Dermacentor andersoni chromosome 6, qqDerAnde1_hic_scaffold, whole genome shotgun sequence.
TATGCGCGgttcctggtataatacattattagcaacgaatttaggaagacctaaacgtagtcgaagagcttctcttgcTAACAGAACAAGTggtcttaatttatattttgTACTTCCGGAGAAGAAAACACAGCCAAAATCTAGAATAATtagtgtgtcacttcgcataccagagCGCCGGTTAATGATTCTGCGTAGTAAACCTACGGATCGTGTCCCCTTCGTTCCAATATTAtctatgtgagaacgccagttaagttttccgtcatatatgaCACCCAAGTACTTAAgcgactctacctgaggaatggttATCTGTTCATATACCAATGATAACTGTATCGGCCCGGAAAGCAGAAAAACAAGGgctgcacttttgtttacgtttagcTACAGATGCAGATTGTGAAGCCACATCTGCAGAGTACAGAGGTACGATTTTAAAGAGGGGTGAAGGTAACTGATGTCTCTAGCtgtcgcgaaaaatgcaatgcCATCTCCATAGACATACAGATTCACATCCTAGTGCAGTGGTTCTGAAATCGTCAATAGGATAAAAAGTACAGGAGACAGAAAAGCCACCTCgggcacccctcttgtctgatcgaacGTTCTTGAAGAAAAGCCGTTTTGAAAACAATAAAAATTTTCTGTTTCTTCGAAATTCAAAAATCCACGCCTTTATACATCTcggaaaattgtaggactgtaatTCGTCCAGCAGTGGAGATTATACTGAACGCTGTCATAGGCTTTTGCTATGTCAAGTGTGACTAAAGCACTGACTTgttttctatgctgagcaagtTGAATGCGGCTTTCCGAGTCTACATGCGCACACCGAATGGAGAGACCAgggccggaaacctatttgacTTGGCCTCAGTAACGAATTTTCGCATATATCatccatcatacgatcatataaaGCTCTGtcaattagttttaccatattttacGTAAGAGATATAGGCCTAACGTTGTCAAGATTGTAGCCAGCTTCTTGTTTTctaagcagcggaataattttggctgtgCTCCATTCTGATGGAATCCAAGCATCTTTTAGAAAATAATTCACCATGTTCAGTATGTCATCAGAAGGCATTTCAAGCAACattttagcatggcattggaaatgccgtcaggacctggagctgaggcaggcagagacCTGAGGACATTAGACTGCTCTGACACTGTGACTTCCACAAGGTCATCGGCGATGGGAGGCTTTAGTGGCcccattcggcaaacgtgatgttaagcgTTGCGCTAAGCCCTTTCTTATGAATTCTAAAGAAGCAGATATATCCGCTGGTGTCGGTATCAATTTTCTATATCGATGGAATCtgaacacagttttttttttttttttgctgggctTAGAGAAGAAGTCATGATGTTTTTCGTCATACTCGTATTTGGCATTCGATACGgttctcttgaacgcagcagctgcgaatttataatcactGCTGTTACTCGGACATCAATTGTAAGGTAATTTCTTCCGCGCGGCTTTTCGTCGTCTATAATCCCGCGTGCAATCCGAATTCCACCAAGGAGGGTAGCCGCCGTTACAGCGAAGATTTtcgaaaacagaaagaaaacaacgTCGACCTTTATTGGAACAAATACGGTAGTCTTGAAGGACACTTGAGCAGATTAAACTTGGCGTCGTTTCTTGGTGTCCCTTTACTGTTGTTGAAGATGACGAATCCGTTTTAGTGTAAGTTTGATGCTTACCCGAGCGGCCGCAATACCCTCCTTTCGTCACATTACGAGTACGTCAAGCTAAACCTAGCATGTTGTGGCTGGCTCTCACCAGGCGCGGTGGACGCACTGGACGAGCCCGTCGGCCGCATCGTCGAGGCCCTGCACAGACGTCGCATGCTCGCCAACAGGGTCGTCGTGTTCACCAGCGACAACGGGGGCATGCCGTGGGGAACGTTCTCGAACGCCGGCTCCAACTGGCCGCTGCGGGGTGTCAAGGGCACGCGGTGGGAAAGCGGAATCAGTGTGCCGGCGCTTGTGTGGAGCCCGCTGCTCCAGGCTGGTTCCCGCGTGGTCATGCCCCGACCCGCGCTCCTGGTCGACTGGCTGCCCACTCTGGACTCTGCTGCCGGTAAGTGTCGACTCCTAAGGGTACAGCTAAAGGGAAATGCCGAATCAGATAACACTAGAGAACGATTTTTTTGAAAGCTCTATTTGGATTTTTTTGCTCCCGAAAGAAGCGGGGGGACCGCAGTAAACGGTCTGGTAATTAACAGGAAGCTAACATGCTGTTTCGGGTAACGAAGGACTTAAGTTAAAAGAGCACGAACGCTTTGATAACCGTGACACATGAATTATTAACAAGTTAAGGTGAATGTACATATGAAAGTGCGATATGGAAAATACTGAACAAGCTGTCAGGCCTGAAATAAACGTGGAAGCTAGAAGCGTTTAGGAACCTTAACGTCTGCGCAATAACAATCCTTCTTGAACATGAGGCCGTGTCAGTCACCTATAGGCGCCATCGATGGCCTCGACCAGGGCCAGCCCTGTCCAAGGCGAAATCCGAAAGTTCCATGAGCAGGTCTCGCGACAAATTCCTGTAAACATTTACTCCGCTTGTGAGCTGTCGTTTTACCAACACGGTAACCACAAACTTGTATCACAAATCGGATGTCACAAGTGCGGGGTCCCTTCGGGGACGACACACTCCAACAACACGTCCCCGCACCAGGCGGCACGCCCGAATTTGGAAACGAGGAGGCAGCGGTGCAGTCGTCGCGAGCCTGGAAGACTCCGAGGAAGGTGCTCGACCGCGGACGTGGTTCGGTAGTGCCACCCGGCTATCATCAGAAGGCTGCGGTGTGGTGCCTGCGGCAGGATTCTCTCTGCCTTGTGTCGAACTGCAGGGCGAGGGCCGAGACCTGTTCGACACAGAACGTGATCCGTGTGAACTCAACAACCTGgcgtccagaaagccgttggtaAGAGCGGATTACGGAATGCTGAAATGTTGGGAAGGTCGGTTTGTTGAAAGACGAAATTCTTGAGTAAGTATGTCAAAGTCGTTTATTAAGACGCCTCACAACCTTCATTGGGTAGATTCAAAGGCGGCTTGGCATCTGTGGCTCCCGATTTGACACACGCGCCTCGACACAAAGCTCCTACTCGACTTTACCGACTCTGAGGCTGTGCTGCCCTTGGAACGAACTAAACACTGCGCTTCAACAACGCTCTTTGGCTATTTCTGGAACAGGTGGCTGCTTGGGAAACAACCGTtaaaatgccagcgttttggagTACCTGCAGTGAGTTGATGGTTACGAAATGTTAGTCTAGGAGTTTTTTGTACGTGACAGAAGCGCAGTGACTACGTCAGTCGAAAATGGGGAGAGCAGCAATCGGTCTTGTCTTCTCGAGGCGATTCCGTGAATACGGACGTAAATGGGTCTGGTTGGGGGTCTGAACGTGGACAAATTCCGCCATAGTTTCAAATTATATAATAGCgacattttgagccaatcagagggACCGTAGTGTCCCTCAAGGCCCATCATGGCGGAAGGCCCACTTGGCCTTCCCGTAGTGTCCCTCAAGGCCCACTTGATGGCGGAAAACGTCCTACCCTGGGTAAAGCAGTATTAGTGAATGCATGATGAAGCCTTGATGTTCGCCGGCAGGCAGTCCTAGTGTCTACATTCGGGTCTTTATGAGTTTGAGTGTCCACTTACCGcaagagcagaaaaagaaaggaagctgaCCGAGTGTACTATGGACGCTGCCTTGTCGGCGGTTCTTGTATTCACCAGATGATAACCTATCAATTCGCGAACGGAATGACGTTTTTATTTTGTTCTAGTTGCAGCAAGTATACTTCATTAGTTCGTGGGCGACAGCTGGCTAGCGAGATTGAGTGATGCAATCGTTTTGACTCGTACAAGGCGCATTCTGTTTTATTCTTCAGCGGTTATATATGGTCATACAATGCAAACTTTTATGCCGAATGCATGTTTGAATTTCAGTTAACTGAATAGTTGCAAGGCGTCACTTAAGCGACGTCAAGTAGTCGCAACTTTTCAATAATCTGATTGAATATAATATAGGACATTTCAAGGTTACCTTCAAATTCAATCGAATAAGGTATATTTGCCCCTCTTTGAATTTTAGGCTTTGGTTTACTTGAAGTCCTTGAATTGTCCTTCAGTTTTGGGCCTAATGTTCTGTACGAACGCTGGTTAGTCTACTGTTTCTGCAGTGGTCATACTGGGAGCCTTGGTGGCGCAGAGGGACTGGTGTGACCAGATAATGCTTGCTGCAGTACCATGCGTAGAGTACGGGTCATAATAAGGGAGAATGTCTAATTAGTGTTAGAGCCATTATTGCTACTAAAAGAACAAGGAGGCCTACAAATCGGTCTTTTTTATGGATGGCTACCCATCATACATAAATGCTCCCTTCTTTCTTTAAGTAAGAGAAATGAGAGCTAGAACATCATTTCCAGTGGAACATCAATTTTGTAACGCGAGTCTGGCCCATGCTGTATGTGGGAGGCAATTTCCCGCTAAAGGGAAAAATTCAGTTAACCGAAATTGATTACCCGGCGTCCTGCTATAACAAAGGCGCCACTGTTGCCGAAAACAACGCTTCTTTAAGCGAGGAAAATTATTGAAAGgggcagagaaaaaaaagcaagaaatttgACTTCCCGTATTTAATCATATGAAAGTCTAGGTCAAATGTTGTGATAGATTGTCAATAAGTTTATCGAGTTAATTTCGCTGCTTATGAACGCATCAGCGTTGGTGCAGGTGATTTATTTTATTACATTAATCGTAGACAACGTTCTCATACCGCACCATCGGCGCTGAAGTGACGGAgagggtgattttttttttattttttattttttgcttcccGCAGGTTTCGacctcggcaagggtggcgcgtgGCGCAAAAGATGACCATAGATTACTTGCGTTGAGGCGCTGCATGCCATGCCTCTTTTCTTTGGGGTGGTTCAGATTAAAGCCTAATGTTTAAGTTGTGGGCTGGCTGTCTTAAGTTGAAATTTTTCCTACGATGAAGTAATCTCTTGTCGAATGACAAACATGTACTGGCCCACCATACAGATAGATATTTAGCCTTCATATTTGCGGTCTCTCTACGCTGAAACCACGAGCGATTGTCTATACGAAGGTGTGGTTGTGAGCAAATAAACGTAACAGACGATGTCATGCTCGTCCACAATTCTCTAAACGTTTAATACAGACGGTTAGTGCAGAGGTTAGtgcagaaaaataagaaaaacaacgGGAAGCGTATTGGTCCAATAACTCGAATGGAAGTCGTGTCTATTATTGGGTGCCTCGATGAGCTTCCTATGACCGAAAGAGGAAGAAGGGCGGGAACCAGGCGACGACGCCGTAgggtataggggggggggggggggcgtcactTGTCCCTTAACGGGGGACTTGTCCCCTGATAAGAAACTTATGATCACTTGTCCATTTATCTCCGTAAGGATAAGGCCACATATGGCTTCCAGGACACACGACAGTGTGTCTTGACAGTGTGCCAATGAGGAACGCGGCAGCATGAATGCTCGTGTACCTGTGAACTGAAAGCACACCGTCGAGAGCCATAGCATGCCTGGCAGCCTCTGCAGGAGTGTGACGTTTCCAATGGGTGGACAGTGAGGCTAGTTTTGgtattggggaaaaaaaaaaataagcgtcgCCATGACACTGATAGCCAAAAAAAGATTCATGAACTTTTGCATATGTCACTCTGTCTTTTCAACTTACATAGCAATAAAGTAAAGTGTAC
It includes:
- the LOC129382272 gene encoding arylsulfatase I-like is translated as MLANRVVVFTSDNGGMPWGTFSNAGSNWPLRGVKGTRWESGISVPALVWSPLLQAGSRVVMPRPALLVDWLPTLDSAAGFDLAKSATQKITIDSQH